The Streptomyces sp. M92 nucleotide sequence CCAGGTGGAACTCGCCATCGCCCTGCAACGCGACATGCTCCCCGCGGACCTGCCCGCGGTCCCCGGCTTCCACCTCGCCGCCCGGTACGCGCCCGCCTACGCCGGGCTCAACGTGGGCGGCGACTGGTACGACGCCTTCATGCTCCCCGACGGCAGGTTCGGCCTCTCCGTCGGCGACGTGCAGGGGCACGCCATCGACGCGGCGGCGTTCATGGGCCAGGTCCGGGCCGGCCTGCGCGCCCTGGCCTCCGTGACCGGTGAACCCGGCGACCTCCTCGCCCGCACCAACGACCTCGTCCTCTCCCTGGGCAAGGACCTCTTCGCCACCTGCACCTTCATGCGGTTCGACCCGGCCACCGGGGTGATGGAGAGCGCCCGGGCCGGCCACATCCCCTGCGTCTGGGCCACGGCCGACGGGAGGGCGGGGGTGTCCGACGACGAAGGTGGACCGCCGCTGGGGGTGGTGAGTGGTGTCGAGTATCCGGTGACCCGGTACCGGCTCGCCCTGGGCGGAGTCTTCGTGCTGCTCACCGACGGAGTGGTCGAGGGACCCGCGCTGAGTGTCGACGAAGGCCTCGAGAGGGTCGTCCGGCTGGCGGGCATCGCGGCCGTCGCCGGCATGGACGCCCCCGCGCTCGCGTCGGCCGTGCTGAAGAACGCCGAGCTGGTCGGCCACGACGACGACGCGGCCGTCCTCGTCGTGGGGCACGACGCGCGCGCCGTTACCCCATAGGGCGGCGTACGGGGGGCCTCCCGCCTCGCCGACGCGGCGCGGGCGGTGTCTGATGGCTGCTGTGGTGGGTATTCGCGCGTGGCCCCGGCCGGTCGTCCTCGCTCTCGGGACCCTGCTCGTCGCCGTCTGCTACTACGCGGCGGGACGGCTCGGGCTCATGCAGCAGCTGGTCGCGGAGGGCGCCGTGGTCACGCCCATCTGGCCGCCCACCGGAGTGGCGGTGACCTGCCTGCTGCTGTTCGGTCCGGCGTGCGTACCGGGCATCGCCGTCGGTGCCCTGCTGGTCGTCGCCTCCATCACCCCTCCGGGGCCGGCCGCCATCGGTGTGGTGGCCGGGAACACGGTTGCCCCGGTCTGCGCGTACCTGATGCTGCGCGCCGTCGGCTTCCGCACGGACCTGGCCCGCATCCGCGACGGTGTGGCACTCGTCTTCCTCGGGGCGCTGGCCGCCATGCTGATCAGTTCGGGAGCGGGCGTCGGCATGCTCGCCCTCGGGGACAAGCTGCCCGCGGGCCACGTCTGGTTCGTCTGGCTGGCCTGGTGGGTGGGGGACGCCATGGGCGTCGTCCTCGTCACCCCGCTGCTGCTCCTGCTCCACCGAGGTCGCCGCGCGCCTCCGCGCGGCCGGTGGGCGGAGGCGGCGGTGCTCGTGGTGGCCGCGGGCGCGGTGGTGCCGCTGGCCGCCTACAGCCGGGTCAGCATGCTGTTCCTGGTGTATCCGCTGCTGATCTGGGCCGCGCTCCGCTTCCAGCTGGCCGGC carries:
- a CDS encoding PP2C family protein-serine/threonine phosphatase, yielding MFRKRPASDGEELLDRLATLTTRARELAELRRSQVELAIALQRDMLPADLPAVPGFHLAARYAPAYAGLNVGGDWYDAFMLPDGRFGLSVGDVQGHAIDAAAFMGQVRAGLRALASVTGEPGDLLARTNDLVLSLGKDLFATCTFMRFDPATGVMESARAGHIPCVWATADGRAGVSDDEGGPPLGVVSGVEYPVTRYRLALGGVFVLLTDGVVEGPALSVDEGLERVVRLAGIAAVAGMDAPALASAVLKNAELVGHDDDAAVLVVGHDARAVTP
- a CDS encoding MASE1 domain-containing protein, yielding MAAVVGIRAWPRPVVLALGTLLVAVCYYAAGRLGLMQQLVAEGAVVTPIWPPTGVAVTCLLLFGPACVPGIAVGALLVVASITPPGPAAIGVVAGNTVAPVCAYLMLRAVGFRTDLARIRDGVALVFLGALAAMLISSGAGVGMLALGDKLPAGHVWFVWLAWWVGDAMGVVLVTPLLLLLHRGRRAPPRGRWAEAAVLVVAAGAVVPLAAYSRVSMLFLVYPLLIWAALRFQLAGSMPCALFASVVTTVAASDDAGSFGRLTDVEVMVKLQAFNGTMALTALLLSAVISEQLHTRRSVERACQELVEALQHLSAGTPPGPSRHTGSGGPSGASGG